In Scleropages formosus chromosome 10, fSclFor1.1, whole genome shotgun sequence, a single genomic region encodes these proteins:
- the sst1.1 gene encoding somatostatin 1, tandem duplicate 1 yields MLSSRVRCALALLSLALAVSCVSAAPSDLKLRQLLQRSLLAPASKQDLTRYTLAELLSELAQVENEALEPDELSRAADQEEVRLELERAAGPVLAPRERKAGCKNFFWKTFTSC; encoded by the exons ATGCTGTCGAGCCGTGTCCGCTGCGCGCTGGCGCTCCTGTCCCTGGCGCTGGCCGTGAGCTGCGTGTCCGCGGCGCCGTCCGACCTCAAACTGCGCCAGCTGCTCCAGAGGTCGCTCCTGGCACCGGCCAGCAAACAG GACCTGACCAGGTACACCCTGGCCGAGCTGCTGTCCGAACTGGCACAGGTGGAGAACGAGGCGCTCGAGCCCGACGAGCTGTCGCGCGCTGCCGACCAGGAGGAGGTCCGTCTCGAGCTGGAGAGAGCCGCCGGTCCCGTGCTGGCTCCGCGCGAGCGCAAGGCGGGCTGCAAGAACTTCTTCTGGAAAACCTTCACGTCGTGTTAA